A window of Bacteroidota bacterium genomic DNA:
CCAGAGCCGCTCCGCCATCGTTGATCGAACTGGCATTGGCGGCCGTTACTGTACCATCCTTGCGGAAGGCGGGCTTGAGCGTTGGCACTTTGTCGTACTTGACCTTTTTCGGATTCTCGTCCTCGGTCACTTCGACGGTTTCCTTTCCGCGTTGCACCGTTACGGGCGTTATTTCGGATGCAAAAGCACCATTCGCCATCGATTCGTTGGCAAGCTTGAAGCTGCGGATCGCAAACTCGTCCTGCGCTTCGCGTGGGATGGCGCATTCGTCGGCACACATTTCCGCCGCCTCGCCCATGTGGAAATTGTTATAGACGTCCCACAAACCGTCCTTGATCATTTCATCGACGAGTTCGGCATTGCCCATCTTGTAGCCCGAGCGGGCCTTTGCTAAAAGGTACGGGGCGTTCGACATGGATTCCATGCCGCCCGCGACGACGACGCTCGCATCATTCAGCAGGATCGCCTGTGTCGCCATCATGACGGCCTTCATGCCGGAGCCGCATACTTTGTTGATCGTCGTGCACGGCGCGCTGTTCGGGATTCCGGCGCCAATTGATGCCTGCCGGGCCGGTGCTTGTCCCACGCCCGCCGTCAGGACGCAGCCCATGTACACTTCCTCGACATCTTCGGGCTTGACGCCCGAGCGTTCGAGCGCGGCTTTAATTGCGACAGAGCCGAGTCTCGGGGCCGGTACTTCGGCGAGAGAGCCCATGAATGTACCGATTGGGGTGCGTGCGCCGCGAAGAATTACTGGTGTCATAATAGATGCTAAGTGCTCAGTGCTAGTACAAAGTTTGGAGGTCGAGTGCACCTGAAACAACCCGGTGAAGTATTTTGTCCCGTTCTGTGTTTAGCACTGGCTGACCATCTTAGGACCCAGCACTCAGCATTTAGTACTCAGCACTTTTAAGCACATTGAGAAAGATACGAGTTCTCATCGCCAAAGCCGGATTGGACGGTCACGATCGCGGCGCGAAAGTTATTGCCGCCGCACTCCGCGATGCCGGCATGGAGGTAATCTACACCGGCTTGCGCCAAACGCCCGAAATGATCGCCGAGGCCGCATTGCAGGAGGATGTTGACGTGGTCGGCATATCCATGCTTTCCGGCGCGCACATGACAATCTTCCCGCGAGTCCTGAAGCTCCTTCGCGACCGAGGGCTCGATGATGTCCTGCTGACCGGCGGCGGCATTATGTCGAACGATGACATCGAGGAGTTGAAGAAAATTGGCGTTGGCCAGCTCTTTACACCCGGTGCGGCGATGGCCACGATAGCTGAGTATATCCAAAATTGGGTAATGGAACGCGATGCGGCTCGAGTAGCGACCGCTGAATAACGGCTTCTGAGTAACGACAAAAAGAAGTCTGCAATTTTCCTTTCTCGTTACTCGTTAGTCGTCCGCTCAATACTGAGTCTGGAGAGGTGCAAGAGTGGTTTAATTGGGTCGCCTGGAAAGCGGCTGTGCGTTAATAGCGCACCGAGAGTTCGAATCTCTCCCTCTCCGCCAACAGCATGACGATTACTTCCTGTACCGAGAAGATCGAATCCATTCGGGCACTTCCCGAGCGATTGACCGATGCCGTCCGAGGCTTGACGGAAGCCCAGCTCGATACACCCTATCGCGATGGCGGCTGGAGTCCCAGGCAGATAGTGCATCACGTTGCCGACGCCCACATGAATGCCTTCGTTCGGATGATGCTGATCCTCACTGAAGATCACCCCAAGGTCAAACCATACGAGCAGGATGCCTGGGCAAAGACCTCATCTTACAAAGGGCCGTTGGAACCGTCGCTTGCTATCATTGGCGGGCTTCACTCGCGAATGGCCAGCCTTTTCGAATCGCTCGGGGATGGGGAATGGAGCCGGACAATGAATCACCCCGAACGAGGCGATGAGTCTCTCGAAACCGTGCTCGAAATGTATGCGAACCATGGTAGGGCCCACGTCGAGCAAATT
This region includes:
- a CDS encoding putative metal-dependent hydrolase, with the translated sequence MTITSCTEKIESIRALPERLTDAVRGLTEAQLDTPYRDGGWSPRQIVHHVADAHMNAFVRMMLILTEDHPKVKPYEQDAWAKTSSYKGPLEPSLAIIGGLHSRMASLFESLGDGEWSRTMNHPERGDESLETVLEMYANHGRAHVEQILSLRRQRGW
- a CDS encoding thiolase family protein: MTPVILRGARTPIGTFMGSLAEVPAPRLGSVAIKAALERSGVKPEDVEEVYMGCVLTAGVGQAPARQASIGAGIPNSAPCTTINKVCGSGMKAVMMATQAILLNDASVVVAGGMESMSNAPYLLAKARSGYKMGNAELVDEMIKDGLWDVYNNFHMGEAAEMCADECAIPREAQDEFAIRSFKLANESMANGAFASEITPVTVQRGKETVEVTEDENPKKVKYDKVPTLKPAFRKDGTVTAANASSINDGGAALVVTSEEFAKTKGYKPTARILAYSSHAQEPAKFTTAPVYSIRTALKRAKLTLDDIDLFEVNEAFAVVSLAAKNTLGIPLEKLNVLGGAIALGHPIGASGTRIIITLLNALERQNKRIGLASICIGGGEATTMIVERL
- a CDS encoding cobalamin B12-binding domain-containing protein; the protein is MRKIRVLIAKAGLDGHDRGAKVIAAALRDAGMEVIYTGLRQTPEMIAEAALQEDVDVVGISMLSGAHMTIFPRVLKLLRDRGLDDVLLTGGGIMSNDDIEELKKIGVGQLFTPGAAMATIAEYIQNWVMERDAARVATAE